tctTACATCTGTGTCTGAGCCATTTTGTTGTGCTTTATATCTGAGGATTATTATTATGAGCAAATGGGCATCATCAAATACTTCAATCTTCAAATGATACCTTGGTGTTTCCACTTAATGGGAAACCATGTCTCTTGCATGCAACTCCAGCCAGAGCCAGAACCAAAGCCATCATCACTACCAGTTGGCTCTATAAAGCTTATCAAATCAGATGGTCTAGTCAAGATCTACCACCGACCTATCCATGCTTCAGAGCTCATGGTAGAGTTTCCAAAGCACTTAGTGTGCCGCTCAGATTCAATTTACATAGGCCAGAAGATCCCAGCTCTCTCAGAGAACGATGAGCTTCAGCCAGGCCACAAGTACTTTCTTCTTCCAAAGCATTTCTTCCAATCTGTTCTATCATTCGTGACCATAGCTTCCTTTGCCTCCTCCTCTCATCAACAAGAATCATCTTCGTCTCCATTGATCTCTAAAGACTCAAGAAATGCATTTCTAAAGAAAGCAGCCACTTGCCAACCTTTTGATATACAAAAAACCACATCTGGGTGTCTGAGGATACGCGTTTCGGATGAGTTCATATCACAATTGTTGGAAGAAGGGAAGATGAGAGAAGAGAATGAGGAAAAAAGCGAGAGCTCAAGTAAAGCTACTGCTAAGAGTGTAGTATGCACTACGCCTCAATTGCAAAAGGAGTATCAGCAGCTTGTTGGGTCACGTTTGTGGAAGCCGAAGCTTGAAACTAtaaaggagaaagagaagagaaaactgTCTTCATTCGGGataaagagaaggaagaaatcGCAACCAAAAGGGCCTCAAAAGACTCTCAGATCAGAACACCACCTTCATGTAACTTGTACCAAGCCTCCTTCAAAGGCCAAGATCAAGATTAAATCAagaaaatgattatatataaaatacaagCCCTTTTagttcttacttttttttttcttttttttttctttttttttgctttttgttctttttgggCTTTTATGGGACCTGAGTTTTCTGTAAAACTTGATTTAGTGTAGATACAAGAACTAACTCAATTAAATGTGAAATGCAATTTCTATCTCGCAgcaccttttgtttttcttccttaaaatcaaaatattttgagcaTAAGCTTCACTAAATAAGTCTCTTGATCCAAGTACCCAAATTAGCAATTTGCTCCTAATTCGAAATACATCTTTTCAATGTTTTCCTTTAGTCTTTTTGGTTGAATCTCTTAAGCATACTTATTACGAGCAGAGCAGTTTAAGTTTTGCGAAAGATAGTGTCAGGTCTTGGAGCTGATCACTCCCGCCGTCTAATACTCACGTGTCTTTCTGGGCCAAAAGCAAGAAACATTTTGTTGTGCTAGTGATATGTGAGCGAATGAATCCATtgttaattaattgatttatgTTACTAGGTATAATATTACAAGATACAATTGATTACACAATGATCACTCACTACATCAAGTGCATCGCAGTTTTGCATATAGAGCCCAGATTGGATTCAGCTTAAAAGCCAGcatttggacttttttttttttttttttttattggcccAGCAATTGGATTTtggataaacaaataaataagtagCAATTAACAAATATTCATGGTATTTACACCTTctagagaaaaagtaaataTAGATTATCCTAATAGTCTGACATGGAGTATTACTCGACTGGAGTGGAGGCGTGTCCTGTAGAATTCTGGTTGTGCATcatgtatttctttttcttccattttcttgTGAGTTGGGTTGGCAGATCTAGTTGGACCGTGCGGTCTTCGGTGAACAGTTGGTAGGCTCAAGAGCCGGGTACTCCAAGATGAGatgggaaaaatgacaaagtaACAGTCAAACAAAGTCAGCTTCCAGATTTCCAGTGCAATTTCATTCAAAGCCAATTCATATACGTGAACGTGAGTCTCTCTAATTTACTACTACATTAAACGTGCGGCGTCAACCAATGCCTAACTTTCTGTCCCTCACTGACCCCACCATTTTATCGCCACTATGTACCAAAAGCAAAATTAGCGTGTACTCCATAGTACTAAGAAATGTTACTCATGTGactttgattcttaaaaaaaaaaaaaaaaaaatactcatagGAGTTTGTATTCAATCCAGACTCGGTCGGATCATTTCAGgtggggaagaacaaaacccGTCATCAACCTAGAAGGAGTGGCAGTTCGGATGGCTTGGTTCTCAATGGGTGGTAGTTAGTCAGAGTCAGTAGAATCGTGAGGAGAGAAGGTTTGCATTAGATCTAGTTAGAGATTTCTAGATATTCGCCAAATCTGGACGAAGAACTAGTTGAAAATGGTTAGAAGAGGGGTATGGTCAGATCGGCTCCATCAGGTTGAGAGAAACTGAAATTAAGACTTAAATCAACTTCCTCGGATCTTCTTCCCACAAAATCAATTTTGACCACCATGGTGATCGGATCAGATGgctcttggttttgttttgtcaagtccaattggatctAGACAGTCCTACTTTTTATTAGGTGACTCTTAAAGTGCCAAATAATTACTCATATTAAAGTTAAGTACTTCACTAAAAAAGTTAAGCTTTAGCTTATACGATGTGAATCCCATGCCATCCTTTgtgaaatttcataataataatccttttgctaaattacaaagaaaaattattcaatatttcaaATGTAATGCTTAtttctctcacatgaatgatagATTTTATCATGACTTTATTTAGTCAAACTCACTATTATGTTTATATGAGAGAAGGGAACATTGCTCGCGAAGTTCTAAATAACCatttaattacaaattacacaCAATAACTTtgacatattttcaatttttttttttttaaacttttcaaaatgacattttttttttttttttttggatttaatggTGTGGAATTGATAGATGTTGATGGATGgattatattgaaaatgaaataaagttaaatgactgaaatgaaaaaataaataaaaagagaaagaaaaaaggtaatATTGAATTGAAAACAAGtcaaagagattttttttttttttccaaaaataaataaatttttttaaaaaaatattgttatagGATAATGATGACAACAACCaccaattgaaatttaaatggcTAAATTGAAAATACGTCAAAGTTAAAGGGTTAGCCTAATtcatttagaaaaattatttgaaaatttgcgTTTTGACTATTAAGCCTTTTAACTTTAAGAAAGTATCTCATGCATTCAATAAATATACATCC
This genomic stretch from Quercus lobata isolate SW786 chromosome 3, ValleyOak3.0 Primary Assembly, whole genome shotgun sequence harbors:
- the LOC115981730 gene encoding uncharacterized protein LOC115981730, whose protein sequence is MGIIKYFNLQMIPWCFHLMGNHVSCMQLQPEPEPKPSSLPVGSIKLIKSDGLVKIYHRPIHASELMVEFPKHLVCRSDSIYIGQKIPALSENDELQPGHKYFLLPKHFFQSVLSFVTIASFASSSHQQESSSSPLISKDSRNAFLKKAATCQPFDIQKTTSGCLRIRVSDEFISQLLEEGKMREENEEKSESSSKATAKSVVCTTPQLQKEYQQLVGSRLWKPKLETIKEKEKRKLSSFGIKRRKKSQPKGPQKTLRSEHHLHVTCTKPPSKAKIKIKSRK